A window of Thermococcus aggregans contains these coding sequences:
- a CDS encoding ABC transporter ATP-binding protein, giving the protein MVEVKLEGIVKTFGETVALKGIDLHIKHGELFTLLGPSGCGKSTTLRIIAGLDFPDEGHLYFDDEEVTYKSSSERGAVLVFQNYALWPHMTVYDNIAYGLKIRKLPKQEIERRVKWALELVKLQGYEDRYPTQLSGGQQQRVAIARALVVEPKLLLLDEPLSNLDAKLRLEMRSEIRRIQRELGITVLYVTHDQEEAMAISDRIAVMNIGQIEQVGTPKEIYEQPKTEFVASFMGKTNVIPAEVVERDGDKVTVEFENFRLNGLTYRDKNDKVVLVIRPERISLHPIENAVALTGKVDLIEYYGFFIEVVGMFGEQRIIARTINDKDVAHLKLQGEVTFYIDRNDILVLPKQNL; this is encoded by the coding sequence ATGGTTGAAGTCAAGCTTGAGGGCATAGTGAAAACTTTTGGTGAAACCGTTGCCTTGAAGGGTATCGATCTTCACATAAAACACGGGGAGCTGTTTACACTACTCGGGCCAAGCGGTTGTGGAAAATCGACAACGTTAAGAATAATAGCGGGGCTGGACTTTCCAGATGAAGGACATCTGTACTTTGATGACGAAGAAGTAACTTACAAAAGCTCAAGTGAAAGGGGAGCGGTTTTAGTTTTCCAAAACTATGCATTATGGCCCCACATGACTGTCTACGACAACATAGCCTATGGGTTAAAAATAAGAAAGCTCCCCAAACAGGAAATCGAAAGAAGAGTAAAATGGGCTCTTGAATTAGTCAAACTCCAAGGTTATGAAGATAGATACCCAACACAGCTCAGTGGTGGTCAGCAACAAAGAGTTGCCATAGCAAGAGCCCTTGTAGTAGAACCAAAGCTACTCCTGCTTGATGAACCTCTCTCAAATCTGGATGCAAAACTCAGGCTGGAAATGAGATCGGAGATAAGAAGAATACAGAGGGAACTTGGAATCACGGTTCTATATGTTACCCACGATCAGGAAGAAGCAATGGCAATAAGCGATAGAATAGCCGTGATGAACATAGGACAGATAGAGCAGGTAGGCACGCCAAAAGAGATATATGAACAACCAAAAACCGAGTTTGTTGCATCATTTATGGGTAAAACCAACGTAATTCCAGCCGAAGTCGTAGAGAGGGACGGAGACAAGGTAACTGTTGAATTCGAAAACTTCAGACTCAACGGACTTACATACAGGGACAAGAATGACAAAGTTGTCTTGGTCATAAGACCAGAGCGCATCAGCCTTCACCCCATTGAAAACGCGGTGGCACTAACGGGCAAAGTCGACCTCATAGAATACTACGGATTTTTCATTGAAGTCGTTGGAATGTTCGGAGAACAGAGAATAATTGCCAGAACAATAAACGACAAAGACGTTGCTCATCTAAAGCTTCAGGGAGAAGTAACGTTCTACATAGACAGAAATGACATTCTTGTGCTTCCTAAACAAAACCTTTAA
- a CDS encoding ABC transporter permease, producing the protein MKVSKWSERLFGTPLFEPLVAFSYIFPLLYLIVFLIVPVLSMLLIAFTYDGNISLHWFKSILTDSYYIQIPPHGEFAQKLTTSTGETLYLIRGLDFGVVLNSLIVAALVTLFTAILGTVFAFVMARYNFKGKNFFRIALFIPLLVTPFVNAYVIKQMFSEFGLINYIFHEVLHILPFRIKIDGLAGVVLAQSMAYYPIVYLNAYASFINIDPTLEEQAENLGSKGFHLFRTVTFPLALPGIAAGATLVFIFSLEDLAAPIVFHGDPLAKKLMSYQIFSKFIYGLGERSPEIAALSIIMLTLAVIAFLGIRKYVSLRQYAMLSKGGRWKPRISDPKPWQALLIYLVLLPVLLITIFPQLGVIMLAFSERWTTTVLPQGFTTDYVKEMILNPDVRRFIVNSLVYSGAAVVLIVLLSITSSYATSRFKGILTPILESIVILPIAVPGIVVAMGYFYFFSAVTPENSPLNPTSLYGFNPALVLILAYSIRRLPFAARSVYAGLQQVHVSLEESSMNLGASRWKTITGILMPLISLNVFGGAMLSFVYSMSETSVGITLGSINMAQAPITAFMKEVLMSAAGSINIAAALGVLLIVVQIAAIVVVNIITKQRYSFIGLT; encoded by the coding sequence ATGAAAGTTAGCAAATGGAGTGAAAGACTTTTCGGGACTCCACTGTTTGAGCCCCTCGTCGCTTTTTCTTATATTTTTCCGCTCTTGTATCTGATAGTATTTTTAATAGTGCCAGTTTTGTCCATGTTGCTTATTGCTTTCACGTATGATGGGAACATTTCCCTTCACTGGTTTAAGAGCATATTAACGGATTCCTACTATATTCAAATTCCCCCACATGGGGAATTTGCTCAAAAATTGACAACCTCCACAGGCGAAACTCTGTATCTAATCAGGGGTTTAGATTTTGGAGTTGTGCTTAATTCTCTCATTGTTGCCGCACTGGTAACGCTCTTCACGGCAATTTTGGGAACTGTCTTCGCCTTTGTAATGGCGAGATACAACTTCAAAGGAAAGAACTTCTTTAGAATTGCTCTCTTTATACCTCTGCTGGTAACTCCCTTTGTGAACGCTTATGTAATAAAGCAGATGTTTAGCGAATTTGGGCTTATAAATTACATTTTCCACGAAGTCCTTCACATACTCCCGTTTAGGATTAAAATAGATGGTTTAGCAGGTGTAGTTTTAGCTCAATCCATGGCGTATTATCCAATCGTTTACTTGAATGCCTATGCAAGCTTTATCAACATAGACCCAACCCTTGAAGAGCAGGCAGAAAACCTTGGAAGTAAAGGATTCCACCTCTTTAGAACAGTAACCTTCCCCCTTGCCCTCCCCGGAATTGCCGCAGGGGCAACTTTAGTGTTCATCTTCAGCCTTGAAGACCTAGCGGCACCAATTGTCTTCCATGGAGACCCACTGGCGAAGAAACTCATGTCCTATCAGATATTCAGCAAGTTCATCTATGGGCTTGGAGAAAGAAGCCCAGAAATAGCTGCCCTTTCAATAATAATGCTGACCCTAGCAGTAATTGCTTTCCTTGGCATAAGGAAATATGTAAGCCTAAGGCAGTATGCAATGCTAAGCAAAGGTGGAAGGTGGAAGCCAAGAATAAGCGATCCAAAGCCATGGCAAGCCCTCTTAATCTACTTGGTTCTTCTCCCAGTATTGTTAATCACCATATTCCCACAATTGGGCGTGATTATGCTTGCTTTCTCCGAAAGATGGACTACAACAGTACTTCCACAAGGGTTCACAACTGATTACGTAAAAGAAATGATACTAAACCCTGACGTCAGGAGGTTCATTGTGAACAGCCTTGTTTATTCTGGAGCCGCCGTAGTTCTCATAGTGCTCCTTTCAATAACTTCCTCTTACGCCACAAGCAGATTCAAGGGCATTCTAACTCCTATCTTGGAAAGCATAGTAATACTCCCAATTGCAGTGCCGGGAATTGTAGTCGCAATGGGATACTTCTATTTCTTCTCAGCGGTTACCCCAGAGAATTCACCGCTAAACCCAACGTCGCTCTATGGATTTAACCCTGCGTTGGTGCTGATACTTGCTTATTCCATAAGAAGACTCCCATTTGCAGCAAGGTCTGTCTATGCAGGTCTGCAGCAAGTTCACGTATCACTCGAAGAATCGTCTATGAACCTCGGAGCCTCAAGGTGGAAAACGATAACAGGAATTTTAATGCCACTAATATCTTTGAACGTCTTTGGTGGAGCAATGCTAAGCTTTGTCTATTCAATGAGCGAAACAAGCGTTGGAATAACCCTTGGTTCAATAAATATGGCACAGGCACCAATAACAGCATTCATGAAAGAAGTTTTAATGTCCGCAGCGGGTAGTATAAACATAGCAGCAGCGTTGGGAGTCTTGTTGATAGTGGTACAGATAGCGGCAATTGTTGTGGTTAACATTATTACAAAGCAGAGGTACTCCTTCATTGGATTAACATGA